One window from the genome of Bacillus tianshenii encodes:
- a CDS encoding arsenate reductase family protein: MALTFYWYPKCGTCRKAKKWFDENSIAYEEVHIVEQPPTKEEIKDFYNKSGLELKKFFNTSGKKYRELGLKDKVKTAEEDELLELLASDGMLLKRPIVTDGEKVTVGFKEDEFEKVWSK; this comes from the coding sequence ATGGCGCTTACATTTTATTGGTATCCAAAGTGTGGAACATGCAGAAAAGCAAAGAAATGGTTTGACGAAAACAGCATTGCTTATGAAGAAGTACATATTGTTGAACAACCGCCAACGAAAGAAGAAATCAAAGATTTCTATAACAAAAGCGGTTTAGAGCTTAAGAAGTTTTTTAATACGAGTGGGAAGAAATATCGAGAGCTTGGTTTGAAAGACAAAGTTAAGACAGCAGAAGAGGATGAGTTATTAGAGTTATTAGCATCAGATGGTATGCTTCTGAAGCGTCCGATTGTAACAGATGGTGAAAAAGTAACAGTCGGCTTTAAAGAAGACGAGTTTGAAAAGGTATGGAGCAAATAA
- the sigI gene encoding RNA polymerase sigma-I factor yields MLPFLFISWMQKRNDTTIDVEELVFEAQKGNEEIRNELLEKYQPFIKKVISKVCQRYISESMDEYSVGLLAFNEAIDQYQSNQGSKFLTFANMVIRRRVIDHIRKEQRHQQHYAWDYEEEESDVQYEESYIEQKTSIENFELKKQQEERVEQIMEYREMLENFKITFETLNKQCPKHRDARENAKEIAKLIAEDQEFVEYLVSKKRLPIRHLEKKVSCSRKTIERNRKYIIAVALIYIGGFTALQSYIEPQKGGE; encoded by the coding sequence ATGTTACCATTTTTATTTATTTCTTGGATGCAGAAAAGAAATGACACAACAATAGATGTAGAAGAACTCGTTTTTGAAGCACAAAAAGGAAACGAGGAAATTCGTAATGAATTACTAGAAAAATATCAACCTTTTATAAAAAAAGTAATTTCAAAGGTATGTCAGAGGTATATTTCAGAATCAATGGATGAGTATAGTGTGGGATTGCTAGCTTTTAACGAAGCCATTGATCAATACCAATCGAACCAAGGAAGTAAGTTTCTTACGTTTGCAAACATGGTCATTCGTCGCCGCGTTATTGATCACATTCGAAAAGAACAGCGGCACCAGCAGCATTATGCATGGGATTACGAAGAAGAAGAAAGCGATGTACAGTACGAAGAAAGCTATATTGAGCAAAAAACATCGATTGAGAATTTTGAATTGAAAAAACAGCAGGAAGAACGCGTTGAACAGATCATGGAATATCGCGAAATGCTGGAAAATTTTAAAATTACATTTGAAACATTAAATAAACAATGTCCGAAACACCGTGATGCTCGTGAAAATGCAAAAGAAATTGCTAAGCTTATTGCAGAAGATCAAGAATTTGTTGAATATCTCGTTTCGAAAAAGCGTCTACCAATTAGACATTTAGAGAAAAAAGTTTCATGCAGTCGTAAAACCATAGAGAGGAATCGAAAGTATATAATAGCCGTTGCGTTAATCTACATCGGTGGGTTCACAGCGTTGCAATCATACATCGAACCACAGAAAGGAGGGGAATAA
- a CDS encoding thioredoxin family protein: MKELTPQQLDQALEDEDLHFQYLYTPMCGTCQLAKRMLTIVEEAIPSLEVARTDLNYIPHYAKSWGIESVPCLIVFRNGEMKEKIYAFQSVDYLFRFFKEYLEN, from the coding sequence ATGAAAGAACTAACACCGCAGCAACTAGACCAGGCATTAGAGGACGAGGATCTTCATTTTCAGTATTTGTATACACCAATGTGTGGGACATGTCAGCTTGCGAAGAGGATGCTTACGATTGTGGAAGAAGCAATCCCTTCCTTAGAGGTGGCGAGGACTGATTTGAACTATATTCCGCATTACGCAAAAAGCTGGGGGATTGAAAGTGTTCCTTGCTTAATTGTTTTTCGGAATGGAGAAATGAAAGAGAAGATTTATGCTTTTCAATCTGTCGACTATTTATTCCGGTTTTTTAAAGAGTATTTAGAAAATTAA
- the gcvH gene encoding glycine cleavage system protein GcvH: MNLPKEFRYSEEHEWVKVEGDKVRVGITDFAQSELGDIVFVELPEVGDEIEADEPFGSVESVKTVSELYAPVSGKVVEINEELDDSPEFVNESPYEKAWMIVIEPTDMSQVDNLMTAEQYQEMTEEE, translated from the coding sequence ATGAATCTACCTAAAGAGTTTCGTTATTCAGAAGAGCATGAATGGGTAAAAGTCGAAGGCGACAAAGTACGCGTAGGAATTACAGATTTCGCACAGTCTGAGCTTGGTGACATCGTGTTTGTTGAACTTCCAGAAGTAGGGGACGAGATTGAAGCAGATGAGCCATTCGGCAGTGTTGAATCTGTTAAGACAGTTTCTGAGCTGTATGCTCCAGTTAGCGGTAAAGTGGTAGAAATCAACGAAGAGCTAGATGATAGCCCTGAGTTCGTAAATGAATCACCATATGAAAAAGCTTGGATGATCGTAATTGAACCAACTGATATGAGCCAAGTTGACAACTTAATGACAGCTGAACAATATCAAGAAATGACTGAAGAAGAATAA
- a CDS encoding toprim domain-containing protein, with the protein MDVVEKVIIVEGRSDKKKIKSLIKEPVTIICTNGTVSVTKIDELIDTHLLDEKDVYILADADSAGEKLRSQFKRELPEAEHIYIDRAYREVASAPPHHLATVLLGADIDIHTEFLVK; encoded by the coding sequence ATGGATGTTGTGGAGAAAGTGATCATTGTAGAAGGCCGTTCTGATAAGAAGAAAATTAAGTCACTTATAAAAGAACCTGTAACAATCATTTGTACGAATGGAACGGTAAGTGTTACAAAAATAGATGAGTTAATTGACACGCATCTTTTGGATGAAAAAGATGTCTATATTTTAGCTGATGCTGATTCAGCTGGGGAAAAGCTCCGTAGTCAATTCAAGCGTGAATTACCAGAAGCAGAGCATATCTATATTGATCGGGCTTATCGTGAAGTAGCGTCTGCTCCACCGCATCATTTAGCAACAGTTTTATTAGGAGCAGATATCGATATTCATACGGAATTTTTAGTGAAATAG